From Natrinema amylolyticum, the proteins below share one genomic window:
- a CDS encoding amphi-Trp domain-containing protein, giving the protein MSDRVTLPEDRDRERRTITDGFFEREVYLSREETASFLRELADQLEAETTVTVAGSTWEIPFEYRTPIEVEIEFTGQRDRELEIELEFSEQRGGSDLSVR; this is encoded by the coding sequence ATGTCTGATCGAGTGACGCTCCCCGAGGACCGCGATCGCGAACGACGAACGATCACGGACGGTTTCTTCGAACGCGAAGTATACCTCTCACGGGAGGAAACGGCCTCGTTTCTCCGGGAACTCGCCGATCAGCTCGAGGCCGAGACGACGGTGACGGTCGCGGGATCGACGTGGGAGATCCCCTTCGAGTACCGGACCCCGATCGAGGTCGAGATCGAATTCACGGGCCAGCGCGACCGCGAACTCGAAATCGAACTCGAGTTCTCCGAGCAACGCGGCGGATCGGATCTCTCCGTTCGGTAA
- a CDS encoding DUF4242 domain-containing protein — MDNQELTDFLILRALDEPITQNELEDAGEQSGEALRELRDEGAGIRWVESEVMTNEEGQVTGTFCHYRADGEETIREHAERAGLPATRIDRRGEPLEGE, encoded by the coding sequence ATGGACAACCAGGAGCTGACGGACTTCCTGATACTGCGAGCGCTCGACGAACCGATCACGCAGAACGAACTCGAGGACGCGGGCGAGCAGTCCGGCGAGGCCCTCCGAGAATTACGCGACGAGGGGGCCGGAATCCGCTGGGTCGAATCCGAAGTCATGACGAACGAGGAGGGACAGGTGACGGGGACGTTCTGTCACTACCGCGCCGACGGCGAGGAGACGATCCGCGAACACGCCGAGCGCGCCGGCCTCCCTGCGACACGGATCGATCGGCGCGGCGAGCCCCTTGAGGGCGAGTAA
- a CDS encoding DMT family transporter, with amino-acid sequence MTVDLEAAPLVALAVAVFATSTSAILVRWSAAPSSVAAFYRVLFTTVLVTPIAVTRHRAAFARLSRRDLAGAVVAGVALAVHFAAWFESLDHTSVAASVTLVQSQPIFVALGAGLLLGERIGRATVAGIAVAIGGAAAMSLGSTGPAALSDGTLYGNALAVLGAVTVAGYVLAGRSIRQRVPLFPYVTVVYGACVIVLFLLVGAQGHPYVGYPAREWLLFLGLAVGPGVLGHTVSNWVLEHLESVVVSVAWLGEPVGATLLAFVLLAEVPDAITVVGGVVVIAGVAVTTLERERSDEPRDR; translated from the coding sequence GTGACCGTCGACCTCGAGGCCGCGCCGCTGGTCGCGCTCGCCGTCGCGGTGTTCGCGACGAGCACCAGCGCGATCCTAGTTCGGTGGAGCGCGGCCCCGAGTTCCGTCGCGGCCTTCTACCGGGTGCTCTTCACGACCGTACTGGTCACACCGATCGCCGTAACCCGTCACCGCGCGGCCTTCGCACGGCTCTCGCGTCGCGACCTCGCGGGCGCCGTCGTCGCCGGCGTCGCGCTGGCGGTCCACTTCGCGGCCTGGTTCGAGAGCCTCGATCACACGAGCGTCGCCGCGAGCGTGACGCTCGTCCAGAGCCAACCGATATTCGTGGCGCTCGGCGCGGGCCTCCTCTTAGGCGAGCGGATCGGCCGCGCGACGGTGGCGGGAATCGCCGTCGCGATCGGCGGCGCAGCCGCGATGTCGCTCGGGAGTACCGGGCCCGCGGCGCTCTCCGACGGAACGCTGTACGGGAACGCCCTCGCCGTACTGGGCGCGGTGACCGTCGCCGGCTACGTGCTGGCCGGCCGCTCGATCCGCCAGCGCGTCCCGCTGTTTCCCTACGTGACCGTCGTCTACGGTGCCTGCGTGATCGTCCTGTTCCTCCTCGTCGGCGCGCAGGGCCACCCCTACGTCGGCTACCCCGCCCGCGAGTGGCTGCTCTTTCTCGGGCTGGCCGTCGGTCCGGGCGTCCTCGGCCACACGGTGAGCAACTGGGTCCTCGAGCACCTCGAGTCGGTCGTCGTCAGCGTGGCCTGGCTGGGCGAGCCGGTGGGTGCGACCCTGCTCGCGTTCGTCCTGCTCGCGGAGGTCCCCGACGCGATCACGGTCGTCGGCGGCGTCGTCGTGATCGCGGGGGTCGCCGTGACGACGCTCGAGCGAGAGCGCAGTGACGAACCGAGGGACCGCTGA
- a CDS encoding nitrous oxide reductase accessory protein NosL, whose protein sequence is MTEREGVDRRGLLGALGAGAAAGIAGCLGGQPGDSGNDNDDPPAQVYEPSLEDVPDGPFEFPEGHRCAVCGMPATKYFGKGQLVHENGLAAVFDSPGCLFAYTVSSTPDSPVAGAWTTDYETADLIDATEAHFVLITDKEAAEDPMGIDPRPYADREHAVAFLEGWEAEDLSPDEDIIVGLDDVDLELVSIYRGTRLPDEPPE, encoded by the coding sequence GTGACTGAACGCGAGGGGGTCGACCGACGGGGACTTTTGGGTGCGCTCGGGGCGGGCGCGGCCGCGGGCATCGCGGGCTGTCTCGGCGGCCAACCCGGCGACAGCGGGAACGACAACGACGACCCTCCGGCGCAGGTGTACGAGCCCTCGCTCGAGGACGTCCCGGACGGGCCGTTCGAGTTCCCCGAGGGGCACCGCTGTGCCGTCTGTGGCATGCCGGCGACCAAGTACTTCGGAAAGGGACAACTCGTCCACGAAAACGGGCTGGCGGCGGTCTTCGACTCCCCGGGCTGTCTGTTCGCCTACACCGTCTCGTCGACGCCTGACTCACCGGTCGCCGGTGCCTGGACGACCGACTACGAGACCGCGGACCTCATCGACGCGACCGAGGCTCACTTCGTCCTCATCACCGACAAGGAGGCCGCCGAGGACCCGATGGGCATCGATCCACGCCCCTACGCCGACCGCGAGCACGCCGTCGCCTTCCTCGAGGGATGGGAGGCCGAAGACCTATCGCCGGACGAGGACATCATCGTCGGATTAGACGACGTCGACCTCGAGTTGGTGTCGATCTACCGCGGCACGCGGCTTCCCGACGAGCCGCCGGAGTAA
- a CDS encoding ArsR/SmtB family transcription factor: MSLIEVLGNGTRLEILRELSRGPKYVSELAERVGMDGKSAVHHLSTLEDAELVEWYMRGNRKYYRLTSALELRIAPPPERQFVLQADEVDASDTTDR, from the coding sequence ATGTCACTGATCGAGGTGCTGGGGAACGGAACGCGACTCGAGATCCTTCGCGAACTCTCGCGGGGGCCGAAGTACGTCTCCGAACTCGCCGAGAGAGTCGGGATGGACGGGAAGAGTGCCGTCCACCACCTATCGACGCTCGAGGACGCCGAACTGGTCGAGTGGTACATGCGGGGTAACCGCAAATACTATCGACTCACCAGCGCCCTCGAGTTGCGAATCGCGCCGCCGCCGGAACGGCAGTTCGTGCTTCAGGCTGACGAGGTCGACGCGTCGGATACGACGGATCGGTGA
- a CDS encoding CobW family GTP-binding protein, whose product MSRNGAIPVTVVSGYLGAGKTTLINHVLSNPGDRRVAVIVNDMGEINVDAELIARENDDEGIVDLSNGCICCRLQGDLLDEAARLADSRAFDYLLVESSGISEPIPVAQVFTDGTDESDVDPTTLFRLDTMVTVLDTYGFWKEFDAGEHLPEGAQPDTDRPLSEVLVEGIEFCDVLLLNKSDMVPEDVLEEIEAVVETLQPRAKRLRTTYCEVDPDVVLDTGRFDLETAKRSQGWKRHLREAGHDHGDQTHAPDAGRSAAEMHGVSSFVFRSDRPVHPERLAAWLEDWDGAIVRAKGVCYVANRDEVIGISQAGPSVRAGPIGEWRPDDDRRTQLVFIGREMNEERIREELEACLVADEGAAETDAMGDPFPL is encoded by the coding sequence ATGTCACGAAACGGCGCAATCCCCGTCACCGTCGTCAGCGGCTACCTCGGCGCGGGAAAGACGACGCTGATCAATCACGTGCTGTCGAATCCGGGAGACCGGCGGGTAGCGGTGATCGTCAACGACATGGGCGAGATAAACGTCGACGCGGAACTCATCGCGCGAGAAAACGACGACGAGGGGATCGTGGACCTCTCGAACGGCTGTATCTGTTGTCGGTTACAGGGGGATCTCCTCGACGAAGCGGCACGGCTGGCGGACAGCCGCGCGTTCGACTACCTGCTGGTCGAGTCCTCGGGGATCAGCGAGCCGATTCCCGTCGCGCAGGTGTTCACCGACGGGACGGACGAGAGCGACGTGGATCCGACGACCCTGTTTCGGCTGGACACGATGGTGACCGTGCTCGACACGTACGGGTTCTGGAAGGAGTTCGACGCCGGGGAGCACCTTCCTGAGGGCGCCCAGCCCGATACCGACCGACCGCTGAGCGAGGTCCTCGTGGAGGGGATCGAGTTCTGCGACGTCTTACTGCTCAATAAGTCCGATATGGTCCCCGAGGACGTCCTCGAGGAGATCGAAGCCGTCGTCGAGACCCTCCAGCCGCGGGCGAAACGACTCCGAACGACCTACTGTGAGGTGGATCCGGACGTCGTCCTCGACACCGGTCGGTTCGACCTCGAGACGGCGAAGCGGTCTCAGGGGTGGAAACGTCACCTTCGCGAGGCGGGACACGATCACGGAGACCAGACGCACGCCCCCGACGCGGGACGGAGTGCCGCCGAAATGCACGGCGTCTCGTCGTTCGTCTTCCGGTCCGATCGACCGGTCCACCCAGAGCGACTCGCCGCCTGGCTCGAGGACTGGGACGGCGCGATCGTCCGCGCCAAGGGCGTCTGCTACGTCGCGAACCGCGACGAGGTGATCGGCATCAGCCAGGCCGGTCCGTCCGTCAGGGCCGGCCCGATCGGCGAGTGGCGGCCCGACGACGACCGTCGCACGCAGCTCGTGTTCATCGGCCGAGAGATGAACGAGGAGCGAATTCGCGAGGAACTCGAGGCATGTCTGGTCGCGGATGAGGGAGCGGCGGAGACGGACGCGATGGGCGATCCGTTCCCGCTGTAG
- a CDS encoding LolA family protein, which produces MLASDTVPSLALPALALALLLLMAGCVTLPNSGPTLSDLEREITAAEPPDEISATVEDRRTVDGETTRYTETVWLRADGASRVETSPTDRDAGTVIVDDGDRRWHYDAAHDWATRLETDPDATPYLEGLYAQQARYFEAYEIAAVEEATVDGRVTYHVTFDPPANETIERSISVLIEDTEYVVPLATSEREAADRSADRIEVWYDQETLFPVKQAIEGDGVTLERTYRNVSVDGEIDDERFAFDPATDGNGTDVESVTLPSIDSYESVEAADESVPFAVAEPPADAVPESVERDSITRYEFPDENRTQVSIRYRTPTDETVSVTTSDGPRRFATGGDAVAVGNTTGTIAETDEGTELQWSCGDRYYSVFAGHALDDGTALRIGESLSTGC; this is translated from the coding sequence ATGTTGGCCAGCGATACCGTTCCCTCCCTTGCCCTCCCCGCCCTGGCGCTGGCGCTCCTCTTACTGATGGCGGGGTGTGTCACGCTGCCGAATAGCGGCCCCACGCTGTCGGACCTCGAGCGAGAGATCACCGCGGCCGAGCCGCCCGACGAAATCTCTGCGACGGTCGAGGATCGTCGGACGGTCGACGGCGAGACGACCCGGTACACCGAAACCGTCTGGCTCCGAGCCGACGGCGCGAGCCGGGTCGAAACCAGTCCCACCGACCGCGACGCCGGCACCGTCATCGTCGACGACGGCGATCGACGCTGGCACTACGACGCTGCCCACGACTGGGCGACGCGTCTCGAGACCGACCCGGACGCAACGCCGTATCTCGAGGGGCTGTACGCACAGCAGGCACGGTATTTCGAGGCCTACGAGATCGCGGCGGTCGAAGAGGCGACCGTCGACGGCCGAGTGACCTACCACGTCACGTTCGATCCGCCGGCCAACGAGACTATCGAGCGGTCGATCAGCGTCCTGATCGAGGACACCGAGTACGTCGTTCCGCTGGCGACCAGCGAGCGCGAAGCCGCCGACCGCAGCGCCGACCGCATCGAGGTCTGGTACGATCAGGAGACGCTGTTCCCGGTCAAACAGGCTATCGAGGGCGACGGCGTGACGCTCGAGCGGACCTACCGAAACGTCTCGGTCGACGGTGAGATCGACGACGAGCGCTTCGCGTTCGACCCAGCGACGGACGGGAACGGAACCGACGTCGAGAGCGTTACACTGCCGTCGATCGACTCGTACGAGAGCGTCGAGGCAGCCGATGAGAGCGTGCCGTTCGCGGTCGCCGAACCGCCGGCCGACGCGGTGCCCGAGTCGGTCGAACGCGACTCGATCACGAGGTACGAGTTCCCCGACGAAAACCGAACGCAGGTGTCGATCCGGTATCGGACGCCGACCGACGAGACGGTCTCGGTCACGACGAGCGACGGGCCGCGGCGGTTCGCGACCGGCGGCGACGCGGTCGCGGTCGGAAACACGACGGGGACCATCGCCGAGACCGACGAGGGGACGGAACTGCAGTGGTCGTGTGGGGACCGCTACTATTCGGTGTTCGCCGGGCACGCCCTCGACGACGGGACCGCACTGCGAATCGGCGAATCGCTCTCGACAGGCTGTTAA
- the lrpA1 gene encoding HTH-type transcriptional regulator LrpA1, translated as MSTQATEDRILEVLEEDAQASYAEIADRANVSKPTVRKYINQLEEEGVIVGYSADIDPKKLSSKTIALVGLDVASERYVEATQAIKNLEEVEALYSSSGDHMLMAEVRAEDGDALGEIISEELLEIDGVTAAHPSFLQERLK; from the coding sequence ATGAGCACTCAGGCGACGGAAGATCGTATCCTCGAAGTTCTCGAGGAGGACGCCCAAGCGTCCTACGCCGAGATCGCCGATCGGGCGAACGTCTCGAAACCGACCGTACGAAAGTATATCAACCAACTCGAGGAGGAGGGCGTCATCGTCGGTTACTCGGCCGACATCGACCCGAAGAAACTCTCGAGCAAGACCATCGCACTGGTCGGACTCGACGTCGCGAGCGAACGCTACGTCGAGGCGACGCAGGCGATCAAGAACCTCGAGGAAGTCGAAGCGCTATACAGTTCCAGCGGCGACCACATGCTGATGGCCGAAGTACGCGCCGAAGACGGCGACGCGCTCGGCGAAATTATCTCCGAAGAACTACTCGAGATCGACGGCGTCACCGCGGCCCATCCCTCTTTCCTACAGGAGCGACTGAAGTAA
- a CDS encoding SRPBCC family protein, whose amino-acid sequence MQTYDRETTVDSPFEDVWAFNSRISGLEAVTPDWLHLRVERVIGPDGEPDPNVLEPGSEIALSMRPFGVGPRQHWTSVITARERDEGSAYFRDEMVHGPFDHWEHTHSFFADGTRTIVRDHVEYELPLGGLGDAIAPLSRLGFEAMFRARHRLAKAQLE is encoded by the coding sequence ATGCAGACGTACGACCGCGAAACGACCGTCGACTCGCCGTTCGAGGACGTCTGGGCGTTCAATTCACGGATCTCCGGGCTCGAGGCGGTGACGCCAGACTGGCTGCACCTGCGCGTCGAGCGCGTGATCGGCCCGGACGGGGAGCCGGATCCGAACGTGCTCGAGCCCGGTTCGGAGATCGCGCTGTCGATGCGCCCGTTCGGAGTGGGGCCCCGTCAGCACTGGACGTCGGTGATCACGGCGCGGGAGCGCGACGAGGGATCGGCGTACTTTCGCGACGAGATGGTACACGGGCCGTTCGACCACTGGGAACACACGCATTCCTTCTTCGCCGACGGGACGCGGACGATCGTTCGGGATCACGTGGAATACGAACTCCCCCTGGGCGGACTCGGCGACGCGATCGCGCCGCTCTCGCGGCTCGGTTTCGAGGCCATGTTCCGGGCGCGTCATCGGCTGGCGAAAGCGCAGTTGGAATGA